GCGCCCGCCGGCCGGGGGCGGCCGTGTGGCTGGTCGCCGCGGCACCGGCGCAGCTGCTCGTCGGCGCCGCCTACCTGTCGACCCGGCTCGACGACGGCGGCCGGGTCGACCAGCTCGTCTACGGCCGCTACGGCGACCCGCTGTGGTTCGTCCTGGCCCTGGCCGGCGGCGCGGCGCTGCTGTCCCGCCGCTCCCCCGCCCGGCTGCTCGTCGCCGCGCTGGTGGTCACGGCGGTGCTGTCGGCGGCCGCGCTCGTCGTGCTGCGCGCCACCCGCGACCGGGTCGAGGGCTTCGTCCAGCTCAACGTCCCCGGCCTGGAGGCGTGGGCCTGGCGGGTCGACGGACAGTACGCCGTCCCCTGGGCGCCCGCGACGACGCTCGCGCTCGCGGTGCTCGCCGGGTTCCTCCTCGTCGCGCGGGCCACGGCGGGGACCGGGGACGGCGGGACCGGGGTCGGGACAGCAGCCAGGACCGGGGCGGTGTCGACAGCGGGAGCCGCGGCGAGGACCGCGGCGGTCGGCCTGGTCGGCGTCCTCCTGCTCGGCACGGCCCTGGTCGCCGAGGACCGCACCATCGCCCCCCGCGACCTGTGGATCCAGCAGATGTTCGGCGCCCGGGACCTGGTCGAGGCCCACCCCGGCGTGCCGGTCCTCCTGGTGGAGGACCGGCCGCTCCTGCTCAGCGGGAACGCGCTGCAGTGGTGGCTCGCCGACCGGGTCACCCGGCTCGTGCGCACCGGGGAGGCCCTGCCCGCGGGCACGCCGTCCGGGACCCTCGTGGTCGGGCCCGCGGACCTGCCGCCGGCGGCGCCGGGCACCCTGACGCTGCTCGGCGTGGAGCCGAGCGGCAGCTACGCGGTCTGGCAGCTGGACCGCTAGCCGCTCAGGCCTGGTGCGTCGCCGCCGAGCGGTACTCGGTGTAGGTGTACGGGTTGTCCAGCACCTTGGTCTCGGGGACGTCGGGGTTCATCCCCCGCTGCCACTCCTCCTCGCCCATGCCGGAGCGCAGGTGCTCCAGCGTGCCGGCGACGGCGTCCTTGGCCCGCTGCACGTCCACCCCGACCAGGCGGTGCTCGTGCTTGACCACCCGGCCGTCGACGAGCACGGTGTGGACGTCGCCCCGCTGGGCCTGCAGCGCCACGTGCCCGTACGGGTGCAGCACGGGGAACATCACCGGGGACAGGTCGTTCTTGAGCAGGACCACGTCGGCCCGGCGGCCGACCTGGATGCTGCCGACCAGGCCGTCCATGCCCAGCGCCCTGGCCCCGCCGCGGGTCGCCCAGTCCACGACCTCCTCCGCGCGCAGGTGCACGTGGGTGACCGTGCCGCCCTCGCGGTGGGCCTCCATGTGCTCGCGCGACCGGTCGGCGCCGACCGTGCTGCGCATGGCCGAGAACAGGTCGCCGGACATCCACACGCTGGTGTCCATGCTGATCGACACCGGGATGCCGTGCTCGCGCAGCTGCCAGGTGGGGGGGTAGCCCTGGCCGCAGCTCTGCTCGGACTCCGTGGCCACCGACACCGAGCCGCCCGTCGCGGCGATGCGGTGGTAGCTGTCGTGGCCCAGGGTCGCGGCGTGGACGTACACCGTCCGCTCCTCCATGAACCCGCCGT
The Aquipuribacter hungaricus DNA segment above includes these coding regions:
- a CDS encoding amidohydrolase family protein, which encodes MDQPTTPADLTPGRPVVLRGGTVLTMDDARTVLHGADVLVVDGAVAAVGPRLDAPADALEVDATGGIVMPGMVDTHRHMWQTAMRGYGADWTLTQYFVWYYLEHGRAFRPQDVAAGNVLSALESLDAGVTTTVDWSHGLQSVEHADAAVDALRSVPGRFVLAYGNIQAAPWEWSASADFRSFVERFPRSDMLGLQMAFDVTGDPAFPERAAFEVARDLDLAVTTHAGVWGATNDDGIRLMHDGGFMEERTVYVHAATLGHDSYHRIAATGGSVSVATESEQSCGQGYPPTWQLREHGIPVSISMDTSVWMSGDLFSAMRSTVGADRSREHMEAHREGGTVTHVHLRAEEVVDWATRGGARALGMDGLVGSIQVGRRADVVLLKNDLSPVMFPVLHPYGHVALQAQRGDVHTVLVDGRVVKHEHRLVGVDVQRAKDAVAGTLEHLRSGMGEEEWQRGMNPDVPETKVLDNPYTYTEYRSAATHQA